A single bacterium DNA region contains:
- a CDS encoding HU family DNA-binding protein: MTKDELVAKAAQDAGIPKVKAAKVLESIIKSITGALKKGNKVSLVGFGTFSVVKRAAREGRNPATNKPIKIPAANVPKFKPGKKLKEAV; encoded by the coding sequence ATGACGAAAGACGAGCTCGTGGCCAAAGCAGCTCAGGATGCCGGCATTCCGAAAGTAAAGGCTGCTAAGGTGCTGGAATCCATCATCAAAAGCATTACCGGTGCTCTGAAAAAGGGAAACAAGGTGAGCCTGGTCGGATTTGGAACATTCTCCGTTGTCAAACGTGCTGCCCGTGAAGGCCGTAATCCGGCGACCAACAAGCCCATCAAAATCCCGGCTGCAAATGTTCCCAAGTTCAAACCCGGGAAGAAACTGAAAGAAGCTGTCTAA
- the dtd gene encoding D-tyrosyl-tRNA(Tyr) deacylase, translating into MIGVVQRVERCSVSVDESVVASIGHGLLILLGVHHEDTEKDIQLLARKCIGLRIFSDDEGKMNLSVTDIAGEIVIVSQFTLFGDVKRGLRPYFGEAAAPEKAVDYYNRFTAVLSDSGVPVKGGIFGAHMHVELVNDGPVTIVLNTREL; encoded by the coding sequence ATGATCGGAGTCGTACAGAGAGTCGAACGGTGCAGTGTATCGGTTGATGAAAGTGTTGTCGCCTCAATCGGCCACGGATTGCTTATTCTCCTCGGTGTGCACCACGAGGATACCGAAAAGGATATACAGCTTCTTGCCCGAAAATGTATCGGGCTTAGAATTTTTTCCGATGACGAAGGGAAAATGAATCTTTCGGTCACGGATATAGCCGGAGAAATAGTCATCGTCAGCCAGTTTACCCTTTTCGGTGATGTGAAACGGGGACTGAGGCCCTATTTCGGAGAAGCCGCGGCTCCCGAAAAAGCAGTGGATTATTACAACCGTTTCACGGCGGTTCTCTCTGATAGCGGTGTGCCGGTAAAGGGGGGTATTTTCGGAGCTCACATGCATGTCGAGCTTGTGAACGACGGGCCGGTAACCATTGTGCTGAATACGAGGGAATTATAG